One genomic segment of Chloroflexota bacterium includes these proteins:
- a CDS encoding PAS domain S-box protein, translating to MKKNIRLRLTFSFLIYSIVPLLIAGGLIALYSYSFQLDQAIEHQGHRAEVVAIRTTAFLEALEMQSHLALKLDYFPTMSNEEITQKLRLLQAGEDAFVELSLLSANGEERVRVANNDVRLESDLRDFSQDEIFLTPLQTGETYYGMVHFHSETGEPFMNIAIPIQNVRTGLVDGVLSAEVRIRAIWDMIAEMNVSPDNNFYLVGRTGEMIAHRNPSIVLRGTTIALPEDDGITTDLDGSRVVRGRAKVILGESAWTAVSESPLSYALNLTIRLVLGVALLMLIALLTSAYLGFSIVRQIIRPIEKFSLAAQQISAGNFSQRVDIHGEDEIASLGVSFNKMATELLGLFGSLEEKVAERTQALKASQLAALQVNDALRASEARLQAIMDHSPALISIKDLDGNIILANRKLADFDIPALDDYTGQNLYDLFHFDTAEVLWHNALAALQAGEVVQAEERILHRDSSEHIYLTTNFPLFLEPDQPFGVGGISTDITDRKKMEQRIAATLAFNQKLISSSPLGISVYDATGQCITANEAASTIVGATLEQILQQNIYHIQSWKKSGLLETAKAALQTGSDTRQEVHTASSFDQQVWLDCRFIPFDQEDNRQLMLIMDDISDRKQAAQKLAEKAQELSRSNAELEQFAYVASHDLQEPLRMVSSYLQLIERRYTDKLDEAGLEFIAFAVDGAARMKQLINDLLAFSRVGTRGAPLKKTHLDDVLGKVHINLQPLLEEHRGIILVEELPIVYADENQMTQLFQNMIGNALKFHDSTPPRIEIGAERKADHWQIHIRDNGIGIDPQYQERIFAIFERLHTAQEYKGTGIGLAICKRIVERHNGRIWVESNLGEGATFYFTLPILQETE from the coding sequence GTGAAAAAAAACATTCGCTTACGGCTGACATTTTCTTTTCTGATATATTCCATCGTTCCTTTGCTCATTGCAGGCGGGTTGATCGCGCTGTATAGTTACTCGTTCCAACTGGATCAGGCTATAGAGCACCAGGGCCATCGCGCCGAGGTCGTCGCGATCCGAACAACAGCTTTTCTTGAAGCATTGGAAATGCAATCGCATTTAGCCTTAAAGCTGGACTATTTCCCAACGATGAGCAATGAGGAGATTACCCAAAAGCTGCGCCTTTTACAGGCTGGTGAAGATGCCTTTGTGGAACTTAGCTTGTTGTCAGCCAACGGAGAAGAGCGAGTGCGTGTGGCGAATAACGATGTGCGGCTCGAATCTGATCTGCGCGATTTTTCACAGGATGAAATATTTCTGACGCCGCTCCAAACCGGGGAAACGTATTATGGGATGGTACATTTTCATTCTGAAACCGGCGAACCTTTTATGAATATCGCCATACCGATCCAGAACGTGCGCACGGGGCTGGTGGATGGCGTGCTCAGCGCGGAGGTGCGTATTCGCGCTATCTGGGACATGATCGCCGAAATGAATGTTTCGCCGGATAATAATTTCTATCTTGTGGGGCGCACGGGTGAAATGATTGCTCATCGCAACCCATCCATCGTTTTGCGGGGCACAACAATTGCTTTACCCGAAGACGATGGGATTACCACCGACCTGGATGGCTCCAGAGTGGTGAGAGGGCGCGCAAAGGTTATTTTGGGGGAGTCTGCCTGGACGGCGGTCTCGGAAAGCCCACTTTCATACGCGTTAAATCTAACCATTCGATTGGTGCTGGGTGTGGCTTTGCTCATGCTGATTGCCTTGTTAACATCAGCGTATTTGGGTTTTTCCATCGTGCGCCAGATCATTCGCCCGATTGAAAAATTTTCGCTGGCCGCGCAGCAGATTTCGGCTGGCAATTTCTCGCAGCGTGTTGATATTCATGGGGAAGATGAAATTGCCTCATTGGGCGTTTCTTTTAACAAAATGGCGACGGAGTTGTTAGGTTTATTTGGCTCGTTGGAAGAAAAAGTCGCCGAACGCACGCAGGCGTTGAAGGCCTCTCAACTGGCCGCCTTGCAAGTCAACGATGCGCTCAGGGCCAGTGAAGCGCGCCTGCAAGCGATTATGGATCATTCGCCCGCGCTGATATCGATTAAAGACCTGGATGGCAATATCATCCTGGCGAACCGCAAATTAGCCGATTTTGATATCCCGGCGCTGGATGATTATACCGGGCAAAATCTCTATGATCTATTTCATTTTGATACCGCCGAAGTGTTATGGCACAACGCCCTGGCCGCGCTGCAAGCCGGGGAGGTCGTTCAGGCTGAGGAGCGAATCCTTCATCGAGATAGCAGCGAGCATATTTATCTGACCACGAATTTCCCGCTGTTCCTCGAGCCGGATCAACCCTTTGGCGTTGGGGGTATTTCCACCGACATCACAGATCGAAAAAAGATGGAGCAGCGCATTGCCGCGACTCTGGCATTTAATCAAAAGTTGATCTCATCTTCACCTTTGGGAATTTCAGTTTATGATGCCACCGGCCAGTGCATTACGGCGAATGAAGCGGCTTCAACGATCGTTGGCGCAACGCTGGAGCAAATCTTACAACAGAATATATATCACATCCAATCCTGGAAAAAATCAGGCTTGTTAGAGACTGCGAAAGCCGCCTTGCAAACCGGTTCGGATACCCGGCAGGAAGTTCATACCGCAAGCTCTTTTGATCAACAAGTCTGGCTGGACTGCCGTTTTATACCTTTCGATCAGGAAGATAACCGGCAATTGATGCTCATCATGGATGATATTTCGGATCGAAAGCAGGCCGCCCAAAAATTAGCTGAAAAAGCCCAGGAACTTTCTCGCTCGAACGCCGAACTGGAACAATTCGCCTATGTGGCCTCCCACGATCTTCAGGAACCCCTGCGTATGGTCTCCAGTTATTTGCAACTGATTGAACGCCGCTATACCGATAAACTGGATGAGGCGGGTCTTGAATTTATTGCTTTTGCTGTGGATGGGGCGGCGCGCATGAAACAGCTTATCAATGATTTACTCGCCTTCTCGCGCGTTGGAACGCGCGGGGCACCACTAAAGAAAACACATCTGGATGATGTTTTAGGGAAAGTGCATATTAATTTGCAGCCGTTACTGGAAGAACACCGCGGCATTATTTTAGTAGAAGAATTGCCCATAGTTTATGCCGATGAAAACCAGATGACGCAACTTTTCCAGAATATGATTGGGAATGCACTCAAGTTTCATGACAGCACCCCCCCACGCATTGAAATTGGCGCTGAAAGGAAGGCCGATCACTGGCAGATTCATATCAGGGATAATGGCATTGGGATTGATCCCCAGTATCAGGAACGCATTTTTGCCATTTTCGAGCGATTGCATACCGCGCAAGAATACAAAGGAACGGGCATCGGACTCGCCATTTGTAAGCGTATCGTTGAACGGCATAATGGGCGCATCTGGGTAGAGTCGAACCTCGGAGAAGGGGCTACGTTTTATTTCACCCTGCCCATATTGCAGGAAACTGAATAA
- a CDS encoding ABC transporter substrate-binding protein — translation MSKYFVASLLVLLLVFGLAACSVFSPPRSITVGMVNSIESADPAIEGFMAGMENLGFTSGENITYIYAGVMGEPDEMAAQVEEFIAADVDMIFSVTTDASTAVMEANQAAQIPVVFAAVRDPVEAGFVESLIQPGGNMTGVLASGDAIESGRRRLDWLVTMVPIAQKIWVPYEDSDTLAPTVEALGITAADLGVELVLSAVSTPEQVLALLENIPEDVDGIYYVGGRAFVGLTDLYIEKALAAGLPISVNYCNGARNGALTAFCSDFYSSGVQAARIASQILDDIAPSSIPVEQPELLMLINLNTANQIGLDISDEIIQMADEIIRE, via the coding sequence ATGTCGAAATATTTTGTCGCTTCTTTGCTTGTGCTCTTGTTGGTTTTTGGGCTTGCGGCTTGCTCCGTTTTTTCACCCCCACGCTCAATTACCGTTGGTATGGTCAATTCCATTGAATCCGCAGACCCGGCCATTGAAGGATTTATGGCCGGGATGGAAAACCTGGGATTTACCAGCGGTGAAAATATAACCTACATCTACGCCGGGGTAATGGGCGAACCGGATGAAATGGCAGCTCAGGTTGAGGAATTCATCGCCGCAGATGTCGATATGATTTTTTCGGTGACCACAGATGCTTCGACAGCGGTGATGGAAGCGAACCAGGCCGCCCAAATCCCTGTGGTTTTTGCTGCCGTGCGAGACCCGGTCGAGGCTGGTTTTGTGGAAAGCCTGATCCAGCCGGGAGGCAATATGACCGGTGTGCTGGCCAGTGGCGACGCGATCGAAAGTGGTAGGCGTCGCCTCGATTGGCTGGTGACGATGGTTCCAATTGCCCAAAAAATTTGGGTTCCCTATGAAGATTCAGATACGCTGGCTCCCACCGTGGAAGCGCTGGGAATCACAGCCGCCGACCTGGGCGTGGAACTTGTTTTATCGGCTGTTAGCACCCCCGAGCAGGTACTGGCTTTACTTGAAAATATTCCCGAAGATGTGGATGGCATCTACTATGTGGGTGGGCGCGCCTTTGTAGGTCTGACAGACCTGTACATCGAGAAAGCTCTGGCCGCGGGGTTGCCCATATCGGTCAATTATTGTAATGGTGCAAGGAATGGCGCGTTGACGGCCTTTTGTTCCGATTTTTATTCATCGGGCGTTCAGGCCGCGCGTATCGCCAGCCAGATTCTGGATGATATCGCGCCCTCGTCGATCCCGGTTGAACAACCGGAACTGCTGATGTTGATTAATTTGAATACAGCCAATCAAATTGGTTTGGATATCTCTGACGAAATCATCCAAATGGCAGACGAGATTATCCGCGAGTAG
- a CDS encoding xanthine dehydrogenase family protein subunit M — translation MNLWKNYHNARSVQDALQALSAAPGDASLIAGGTDLLLDLQQGRHAPVHTLVDITAIPEMTALEIREGELYIGAAVPHAQITQSKIVNQHAAALATASGLVGGPQVRNTATLGGNVAHALPAADGTIALVALDAQAVIASSAGTRRLPLEELFLGPGRSALEPRGELLVGFYLPLKGIQQASAFKRIMRPQGVAIAILNTAVWLHREGDTIADVRIAIGPSGPVPRRLRQAEDALRGQTFGPEAIQAGIDGAQAEANFRTSRHRSTKEYRQKMAGVLLEDTLNMAWRDAGKAGN, via the coding sequence ATGAACCTTTGGAAAAACTATCATAACGCGCGTTCCGTGCAAGATGCGTTACAGGCTCTCAGCGCCGCACCCGGTGATGCCAGCCTGATCGCAGGAGGTACCGACCTGCTGCTCGACCTTCAGCAGGGCCGTCATGCCCCCGTCCACACGCTTGTGGATATAACCGCCATCCCCGAAATGACAGCACTCGAAATTCGAGAAGGGGAACTCTATATTGGTGCTGCCGTCCCTCACGCCCAGATTACCCAATCGAAAATTGTAAACCAACACGCCGCCGCGCTGGCTACAGCCAGTGGTCTGGTTGGCGGCCCCCAGGTGCGCAATACTGCCACTTTAGGCGGCAATGTTGCCCACGCGCTGCCCGCTGCCGATGGCACGATTGCCTTAGTCGCGCTGGATGCACAGGCTGTGATCGCCAGCTCTGCCGGGACTCGCCGCCTCCCGTTGGAAGAACTCTTCCTCGGGCCGGGACGCTCAGCCCTAGAGCCGCGCGGGGAACTCCTGGTTGGGTTTTATCTCCCCCTCAAGGGAATCCAGCAAGCCTCGGCCTTTAAGCGTATCATGCGCCCTCAGGGAGTTGCCATTGCTATCTTAAATACCGCCGTCTGGCTTCATCGAGAAGGGGACACCATCGCCGATGTACGTATCGCGATCGGGCCATCGGGACCAGTGCCGCGCCGCTTGCGTCAGGCCGAAGACGCCTTGCGCGGACAAACCTTTGGCCCAGAAGCCATCCAGGCTGGGATTGACGGGGCACAAGCTGAAGCCAATTTCCGCACCAGCCGCCACCGCTCGACGAAAGAATA
- a CDS encoding response regulator, with the protein MSEKSNGRPVELLLVEDNPGDVRLTIEALKEGKVRNNLHVVGDGTEALAFLRHEDKFQNSTRPDLILLDLNLPRMDGREVLAIIKEDPHLKQIPVVILTTSKAEEDIVKSYNLHANCYIAKPVDLNQFLEVIKAIEGFWMTIVKLPPETDS; encoded by the coding sequence ATGAGCGAGAAATCTAATGGCCGTCCTGTAGAATTATTATTAGTCGAAGACAACCCCGGTGATGTGCGCCTGACCATCGAGGCCCTCAAAGAAGGCAAGGTGCGCAATAATTTACACGTTGTCGGTGATGGCACCGAAGCTCTGGCTTTTTTGCGCCACGAGGATAAATTTCAGAATTCAACTCGACCCGATCTGATTTTGCTGGATCTAAATTTGCCCCGCATGGATGGTCGTGAAGTGTTGGCGATCATTAAAGAAGACCCGCATCTCAAACAAATTCCCGTCGTGATCCTGACCACATCCAAGGCCGAGGAAGATATCGTTAAATCCTATAACCTGCACGCCAACTGCTATATTGCCAAGCCCGTTGATCTTAACCAATTTCTGGAAGTTATCAAAGCCATTGAAGGTTTCTGGATGACGATTGTGAAATTACCCCCGGAAACTGACAGTTAG
- a CDS encoding YjbQ family protein produces the protein MAVETIVLKLETRGDADILDITPEVGEAVRRSGLARGTVTVFCPSATSALTTIEYESGCVSDLRRLFDEIVNPERQYQHNEKWHDGNGHSHVRAALLGPSLTIPFVEQRLTLGTWQQIIYVDFDNRPRRRELIVQVLGE, from the coding sequence ATGGCGGTTGAAACGATTGTGTTGAAATTGGAAACGCGGGGAGATGCCGATATTTTGGATATTACCCCCGAAGTGGGAGAAGCGGTGCGTCGCTCGGGGTTGGCGCGTGGAACCGTGACCGTGTTCTGCCCCTCGGCCACCAGCGCCCTGACGACCATCGAGTACGAATCGGGCTGTGTTAGCGATTTGCGCCGCCTCTTCGATGAAATTGTGAATCCCGAGCGCCAGTATCAGCATAATGAAAAATGGCACGATGGGAACGGTCACTCGCATGTGCGCGCCGCGCTGCTTGGCCCCTCGCTGACGATTCCCTTTGTTGAGCAACGCCTGACGCTGGGAACCTGGCAACAAATCATCTATGTTGATTTTGATAACCGGCCCCGGCGGCGCGAATTGATTGTACAAGTTTTGGGGGAGTGA
- a CDS encoding DUF1385 domain-containing protein: MSDKLPSYGGQAVIEGVMMRGASSVAIAMRDPDQKIIIHTEELGGIYKSKISKIPFLRGLILLWDALGLGMRALTISANAQTGEDEQLEGPALYLTLAFSLTFSIVLFFIAPATVGNLVERWWGVQPWVSNLAEGFVRLALLIGYVGLIGLMPDIKRVFMYHGAEHKTINAFECNIELTPENVAQQSIEHPRCGTAFLLTLMLLSVLIYSLLGNQTLAARLLSRVALIPVLAGIAYEYIRWTANHLDSAFVRWMIKPNLALQRLTTREPSLEIIEVGIAAFEAMRAKELDIVV, from the coding sequence ATGAGCGATAAATTACCCAGCTACGGGGGCCAGGCCGTTATTGAAGGCGTGATGATGCGCGGAGCAAGCTCAGTGGCGATTGCCATGCGCGATCCCGATCAGAAAATCATCATCCATACCGAAGAGCTTGGCGGCATCTATAAAAGTAAAATCTCAAAAATCCCCTTTCTGCGCGGCCTGATATTGCTCTGGGATGCGCTGGGATTGGGCATGCGCGCCCTGACGATTTCGGCAAACGCCCAAACCGGGGAGGATGAACAACTCGAAGGCCCGGCGTTGTACCTGACTCTGGCTTTCTCGCTGACGTTTTCGATCGTGCTCTTCTTCATCGCCCCGGCCACGGTGGGGAATTTGGTAGAGCGGTGGTGGGGCGTGCAACCCTGGGTGAGCAATTTGGCCGAAGGGTTTGTGCGGCTGGCGCTATTGATCGGTTATGTTGGTCTCATTGGCCTGATGCCGGATATCAAACGCGTCTTCATGTATCACGGCGCTGAACACAAAACCATCAACGCCTTTGAATGTAATATTGAACTAACGCCAGAAAATGTCGCCCAACAATCGATTGAGCACCCGCGTTGCGGCACCGCCTTTTTACTCACGCTCATGCTGCTCTCGGTGCTGATTTACTCGTTGCTCGGCAATCAGACCCTGGCAGCGCGGCTTTTGAGCCGTGTGGCGTTGATTCCGGTTTTGGCAGGTATTGCCTATGAATATATCCGCTGGACAGCCAATCACCTCGATTCGGCGTTCGTGCGCTGGATGATAAAACCCAATCTGGCCTTGCAACGCCTGACCACGCGCGAGCCTTCGCTGGAGATTATTGAAGTAGGTATCGCAGCCTTTGAGGCGATGCGCGCTAAAGAACTGGATATTGTCGTCTGA
- a CDS encoding thiamine biosynthesis protein ThiS, which yields MSATIILRDQEFEIKAGQTVRSALRKLEIPNEAVLATRQGELLTDDEIIERNDVIKLISVISGG from the coding sequence ATGTCTGCAACGATTATATTACGCGATCAGGAATTTGAAATCAAAGCCGGGCAAACCGTGCGCTCGGCGCTCAGAAAACTTGAGATTCCCAATGAGGCCGTGCTGGCGACACGCCAGGGCGAACTACTTACGGATGATGAAATCATCGAGCGAAACGATGTGATTAAATTGATCTCGGTAATCTCTGGCGGGTAA
- a CDS encoding dipeptidase encodes MRTELRNAALKYAQEQKQRFLDDLIAFSAIPSVSTDPERAADVQKTAKWVANRLKALDFANIKIYPTARHPVVYAENLSAGADAPTVLIYGHYDVQPAEPLDKWDSAPFEPQIRGENLYARGASDMKAQVDATINAAEAIIRTSKLPVNIKFMIEGEEEIGSPNLPKFMEEYKDMLACDFALNPDTGMIAPGLPTITYALRGLAYFELRLWGPAHDLHSGVFGGAVHNPAQVLADLIAGMHDEKGRVTLPDFYNSVRPLSEDERAELARLPITAEWFMHNTGAPALFGEEGYTPVEQVGARPTLEVNGMVSGFTGEGSKTVLPAYAMAKISCRLVPDQDPDEVHQQLWHYLEEHAPPTVRWEVVEMASAPASISSRDSRWAQAYLQAAESAWNVKPLFKREGGSVPVVTSFQEILGVESVNIGFGLPSDNMHGPNEKLHLPTWYTGINALIHFFFNLAGS; translated from the coding sequence ATGAGAACAGAATTGCGCAATGCTGCGCTAAAGTATGCCCAGGAACAAAAACAACGCTTTCTGGATGATCTGATTGCCTTCTCGGCAATTCCTTCGGTATCCACTGACCCAGAGCGGGCTGCTGACGTGCAAAAAACCGCCAAATGGGTTGCCAACCGCCTGAAGGCGCTGGATTTTGCGAATATCAAGATTTACCCCACGGCACGCCATCCGGTTGTATATGCTGAAAATCTCTCTGCCGGAGCGGATGCGCCCACGGTGCTGATCTACGGCCACTATGACGTACAACCCGCCGAGCCGCTCGACAAATGGGATTCGGCCCCCTTTGAGCCACAAATACGCGGCGAAAATCTCTATGCCCGCGGCGCTTCCGACATGAAAGCCCAGGTTGACGCCACCATCAACGCGGCTGAAGCGATCATTCGTACCAGCAAACTTCCCGTCAATATAAAATTCATGATCGAAGGCGAAGAAGAAATCGGCTCGCCGAATTTACCCAAGTTCATGGAAGAATACAAAGACATGCTGGCTTGCGATTTCGCCCTCAACCCCGATACCGGTATGATCGCCCCAGGCCTGCCAACCATCACCTACGCGCTGCGCGGGCTGGCCTATTTCGAACTGCGTTTGTGGGGGCCTGCACACGATTTGCATTCAGGTGTTTTTGGCGGCGCTGTACACAACCCCGCACAAGTGTTGGCCGACCTGATCGCCGGGATGCATGATGAAAAAGGGCGCGTTACGTTGCCGGATTTTTACAACAGTGTGCGTCCGCTCTCTGAAGATGAGCGCGCCGAACTGGCCCGCCTGCCGATCACCGCTGAGTGGTTTATGCACAATACGGGCGCGCCTGCCCTGTTTGGCGAGGAGGGGTACACCCCCGTAGAACAAGTTGGTGCCCGCCCCACATTGGAAGTCAATGGCATGGTCTCCGGTTTCACCGGCGAAGGCTCGAAAACAGTGCTGCCTGCCTATGCGATGGCGAAAATCTCTTGCCGTCTGGTACCCGATCAGGACCCCGATGAGGTTCACCAACAATTATGGCACTATCTTGAGGAACACGCGCCCCCCACGGTTAGGTGGGAAGTCGTCGAGATGGCAAGCGCGCCCGCATCAATCAGCAGCCGTGATTCCCGCTGGGCGCAGGCCTATCTGCAAGCCGCCGAATCCGCCTGGAATGTCAAACCTCTCTTCAAGCGCGAAGGCGGCAGCGTTCCGGTCGTCACATCCTTCCAGGAAATTTTGGGCGTCGAATCGGTCAATATTGGTTTTGGCCTGCCTTCCGACAATATGCACGGCCCCAACGAAAAGTTGCACTTGCCTACTTGGTACACCGGCATTAATGCACTCATTCACTTTTTCTTCAATCTGGCGGGATCATGA
- a CDS encoding phosphodiester glycosidase family protein yields MNKVKRVFTPCCAIFALGFVILAIIGGMWYVRRVRPQPTQKMLYQGVEYIRDIRSSPRRMVIHVIKIDLRAEGIRLLVTPGNPEEELPLKARTTSQFLNNFDLQIAINGDGFEPWHSRTFLDYYPHVGDRVAPIGFAASEEITYSQDTDKEPTLYLAINNGARFNAPTSKIYNAISGNLMLLNKGEPIAGLEGSPEPRTAVALDRANRYLIFVVVDGRQPGYSEGATLLELAEIIAYHGGWTAMNLDGGGSSTMVVEGALGADVLNSPINNSIPGRERPVGNHLGVYARLLK; encoded by the coding sequence ATGAATAAAGTCAAGAGAGTTTTTACGCCCTGTTGCGCGATATTTGCGCTAGGGTTTGTTATTTTAGCCATCATCGGCGGGATGTGGTACGTGCGGCGCGTGCGCCCGCAACCCACACAGAAAATGCTCTATCAAGGCGTGGAATATATCCGTGATATTCGCAGTTCGCCGCGGCGCATGGTGATCCACGTTATCAAAATCGACTTGCGCGCCGAGGGCATTCGCCTGCTGGTTACGCCGGGAAATCCCGAGGAAGAATTACCCCTCAAGGCACGCACCACCTCCCAATTTCTGAATAATTTTGATCTGCAAATCGCCATCAACGGCGATGGTTTTGAACCCTGGCATTCACGCACTTTTTTAGACTACTACCCCCATGTGGGCGACCGCGTGGCCCCAATTGGTTTTGCGGCTTCTGAGGAAATCACCTATTCGCAAGATACTGATAAAGAACCAACCCTGTATCTGGCGATCAACAACGGGGCGCGCTTCAATGCCCCTACCAGCAAAATCTATAATGCCATCTCGGGCAATTTAATGCTGCTCAATAAAGGTGAGCCTATCGCCGGGCTGGAAGGTTCCCCCGAGCCGCGCACAGCCGTGGCACTGGATCGCGCCAATCGCTACTTGATCTTCGTGGTTGTGGATGGACGCCAACCGGGTTATTCCGAAGGAGCCACATTGCTGGAACTGGCTGAAATCATCGCCTACCACGGCGGCTGGACAGCCATGAATCTGGATGGGGGGGGCTCGTCCACAATGGTGGTGGAAGGCGCGCTCGGTGCGGATGTACTCAATTCTCCAATTAACAACAGCATCCCGGGGCGCGAGCGTCCGGTGGGCAATCATCTGGGGGTCTACGCCAGGCTGTTGAAGTAA
- a CDS encoding adenine nucleotide alpha hydrolase family protein, producing MNCRKCDQKAVINMRQHKLGLCKTHFLQWLPQQTERFITKYKMFSRADKILVAVSGGKDSLALWDILNEAGYQADGLYIGLGIDGGLNYSGKSLRFSQKFAEARGLKLHTVDIQHEYGSSIPEIAERTPKGVEKPCAVCGVSKRNIMNRVARQHGYDVLATGHNLDDEAAILFSNTMLWLGNYLQRQGPVLEAAHPGLVRKVKPLFRFYERETAAYALLRGINYIYEECPFSIGAKSIYYKEILNRMEADRPGAKLIFYLSFLRARELGLFAEPQRTTSELAACPNCGQPTASPDLCAFCRMVAA from the coding sequence ATGAACTGTCGCAAGTGTGACCAAAAAGCCGTGATCAATATGCGCCAGCACAAATTGGGGTTGTGCAAAACGCATTTTCTGCAATGGCTGCCGCAACAAACCGAGCGTTTTATTACCAAGTACAAAATGTTCAGCCGTGCGGATAAAATATTGGTGGCGGTTTCGGGGGGTAAGGATTCGCTGGCCTTGTGGGATATTCTCAACGAGGCAGGCTATCAGGCCGATGGGCTGTATATCGGACTCGGCATTGATGGTGGTCTGAATTATTCGGGGAAATCCCTGCGCTTCAGCCAAAAATTTGCCGAGGCGCGCGGCCTCAAATTGCACACCGTGGATATTCAACACGAATACGGCAGCAGCATCCCCGAGATCGCCGAGCGCACTCCGAAAGGGGTTGAAAAACCTTGTGCTGTCTGTGGCGTGAGCAAGCGCAATATTATGAACCGCGTGGCGCGCCAGCATGGTTACGATGTACTGGCAACCGGCCACAATCTGGATGATGAAGCCGCGATTTTATTCAGCAATACGATGCTCTGGCTGGGAAATTATCTGCAACGGCAAGGCCCGGTGCTGGAGGCCGCGCATCCAGGATTGGTGCGCAAGGTAAAACCCCTGTTTCGTTTTTACGAACGCGAAACCGCTGCCTATGCACTTTTGCGCGGCATCAACTATATTTACGAGGAATGCCCCTTTTCGATTGGCGCAAAGAGCATTTACTATAAAGAAATTCTCAACCGCATGGAGGCGGACCGCCCTGGCGCGAAATTAATTTTCTACCTTTCTTTTTTGCGCGCCCGCGAGCTGGGGCTCTTCGCAGAACCCCAGCGCACTACCAGCGAATTGGCTGCCTGCCCCAACTGCGGCCAGCCCACCGCATCGCCTGATCTGTGTGCATTCTGCCGCATGGTGGCTGCATAA